A region of the Cytophagaceae bacterium genome:
CTCTAAAATTTGAGCTTTAAGGCTTAGTGAAAAAACTGATAATATCAGCAATAGAAATATCTTTTTCATTATTATTTAAAATTGGTTTTCTTCTCCGTGAAAATTCAAAACTCTGATTATTTTTTAAAATTACTTTTGATTCTGAAATGTCCTTTATGAATATAATGTTTACGGCAATTTTTCTATTTAATCTCAAAAATAAATCAGGATTTAACTCGATAACTTTTTTTAAAGTTTTAGATTCAGTTTTTTTTGTGCCATCCTCAAAATACAAATCACAATAAGGACCATCGGCAATTATTTTATATACTCCTCCAAACTCCTCCAATATATGCTATTGTTATTTGATTGCCAATTTGACCAGGTACTATTTCACCGTTTGATTTTGGTAAACCGGTAATTGTTTGACCGTTTGCCGTCGTAATAGATCCCGAAAATGTAATATTACCTGTTCCATGATTGACTATTTTACAAGAAAAACCATCTGAAACGGTTCCGAGCGTATAAGTGGCTGATGCACCAGTATGAACAATAATATAATTATCATCACCACTTGCAATGGTGGTAGATGTTCCGGTGACTGTTCTATTTAAGATAGAAGTGAATGCAAAAAATAAAACACATATTAAAAACGCTAATTTTTTCATAAAATATTGATTTAAAATGTTAATAATCAATTCCGTTAAAATGCAAATACCACCTCCTGTCCATTTCTGTTAAAACAAAACTACTCCCATGCTTAATTCCATATTTTACGGCACTTGGTGCAGTTGTCATGCTTCCTATGCAAGTTCCAGGAGTAAAAAAATAAGTAATATCCCCTGATTTGACAAAAATAGTATCTGAAAATTTGACACAATAAGTATTGTCGTAATAATTAAACAATGAATCAGAAAATCCCCAATATGAAAAAGTTATGTTTCGATTAAAATTCAAAGTATCAAAACGACTTGGTAAAGTTACCGTTAGGCTATCTTTGTTTAAGCTCACAAATTC
Encoded here:
- a CDS encoding LytTR family transcriptional regulator; the encoded protein is MEEFGGVYKIIADGPYCDLYFEDGTKKTESKTLKKVIELNPDLFLRLNRKIAVNIIFIKDISESKVILKNNQSFEFSRRRKPILNNNEKDISIADIISFFTKP